One genomic region from Anabaena sp. PCC 7108 encodes:
- the proC gene encoding pyrroline-5-carboxylate reductase, translating into MQIAFIGSGAMAEAMISGLLAQKVVTAGQIIASDPLESRRLYMQQTYAVRTTSNNIEAIQEKAIAVLSVKPQVLRSLMPTLRGKIAPDTLVMSIVAGASIPSLSQGLNHSPIVRAMPNTPAQVGMGMTVWSASPEVTEAQRSYSKTILQALGEEMAVLHEDEIDRATAVSGAGPGFVFLLIEAAIDAGVQMGFTRDQAQTLTLQTIAGSVELMRQTNEHPTELRNRVTSPGGATAAGLYELEKGGIRTTICDAVFATFEQTQKLGNLS; encoded by the coding sequence ATGCAAATTGCTTTTATAGGTAGTGGTGCGATGGCTGAAGCCATGATTAGTGGCTTGCTCGCCCAAAAGGTGGTGACAGCCGGCCAAATTATTGCCAGCGATCCACTGGAAAGTCGTCGCCTCTATATGCAGCAGACCTATGCTGTCAGAACCACAAGCAACAACATAGAAGCAATTCAGGAAAAAGCGATCGCTGTGTTGAGTGTGAAGCCGCAAGTGTTGCGATCGCTTATGCCGACCCTTAGAGGTAAAATTGCCCCGGATACCCTAGTCATGAGCATTGTAGCTGGAGCGAGTATACCATCCCTCAGCCAAGGTTTGAACCATTCCCCCATTGTCCGCGCCATGCCCAATACCCCGGCTCAAGTAGGAATGGGAATGACTGTCTGGAGTGCATCCCCGGAAGTGACGGAGGCACAGCGTTCATATAGCAAAACCATTCTGCAAGCATTAGGAGAAGAAATGGCAGTTCTGCACGAAGATGAAATTGATCGAGCAACGGCTGTGAGTGGTGCTGGTCCTGGATTTGTCTTTCTCTTGATCGAAGCCGCTATCGATGCTGGAGTTCAGATGGGATTTACCCGTGACCAAGCTCAAACCCTGACTTTGCAAACAATTGCAGGTAGCGTGGAACTGATGCGCCAAACCAACGAACATCCCACTGAGTTACGCAACCGAGTTACTAGTCCTGGCGGCGCTACGGCTGCGGGGCTTTACGAGCTAGAAAAAGGGGGAATTCGGACCACAATTTGTGATGCTGTCTTTGCTACCTTTGAGCAAACTCAGAAGTTGGGCAATCTGAGTTAG
- a CDS encoding SDR family NAD(P)-dependent oxidoreductase, translating to MSALDNASNNAAKKSLTEQKQELFKLLLQKKGINLKQKEIIPRRSPSAENCVSFAQQRLWFLAQLEGASVAYNMPAVLRIKGNLEVACLQKSIDTIIQRHEVLRTTFKTVNGLPIQAIASKPEMIIPLVDLQELSADIQAQETKRLTIEATQTPFDLENGPLLRASLLRLHPQEYLLILTMHHIIFDGWSIGILVRELSTLYPAFLNKEAISLPDLPIQYADFAHWQRQWLQGDVLETQLAYWQKQLTGVSPLDLPTDYPRPPVQTYRGAKYSFDLPQSLALSLKQFSQAQGATLFMTLLTAFASLLGRYSSQDDIVIGSPIANRNRPELEGLIGFFANTLAWRINLAGDPTFIELLGHVREMTMQAYAHQDLPFEMLVEKLKLERNLSYNPLFQVMFALQNAPSDDLNLPGVTMEREEIDSGTSHFDLSLHVWESADGLSGFLTYNTDLFELGTVTDLVSRFQQQLEGILSCPTQPLSKLLLLSETEQQELLQKGNVMTVDLMDGGLCVHQLFEAEVERNSEAIALVAGSQQLTYQTLNAQANQLAHYLQSLGVKPGIVVGICLEHPLQLIMALLGVLKVGGTCLLMETAAKTAALALTCQRTKPNIILTGQRSIEHFRQLQTTERKCRILCLDAEQEAIAKQAKHNPSSDVTATTLAQLLYASNRLVQIDHHSICARIAQIQSLCQMNSEDSCLTTASLVQETAFLEIFWTLTTGGRLIIPLETERENPSRWIMLIREYQVSLLHSLPESLTDLVNYLNHEGDSQSLGSLRMVVYRGRQLPQAITLAFRQHYIGDLQHLYTLPEAGAIASYGDRPGSQSHAGYTPCGSILVLDRHFQPVPVGVKGKIYLGGNGLARGYFQNCAETAARFMQIFHLKDISKNIQNRWFSTGITGRWLRDGTLELLDSSARQVWIQGYHIALEEIETALLAIPVVEDCRVLARETITSTPELIAYVVLSERFRLEQLQNQVQNCLPPHLWPSSYLFLPSLPITAAGEIDDQALAKIPVVDLQECQQWEERLQSVPDLGELAVVVQEKLTHLPLLHLSEVVSQNSLITTGFLEASTTLSRKPSAKIPVDGTVNLEKRETKAWAISDGGSLVIPADAPRTLTAALVETARKYPNQGIVLIQTDGSEVIQTYSVLLEEAKCKLTGLSNNGLKAGDRVILQISCLQDYFSTLWACILGGIIPVTVAVAPTYDQHNVVAKKLLKVWELLKQPIILASDFLIEPIRNLRRSPVDNGLSVLGIDSLRHHPPASEIPAGCPEDVVFLQLTSGSTGVPKVVPETHRGIITHIHAAQQFNGYQPFDISLNWLPLDHVVPLLTCHLKDVYLGCQQVEVPTALILENPLNWLDLIQRYQVTHTWSPNFAYKLVSDALQQVSQRHWNLSSVKFFMNAGEQVTRPVVQEFLEQVAAFGVSPQAMQPAFGMAEVCTCMTYQNHFQLDGTGVYCIQKNSLGDNLQFASTTDEAVSEFVDLGLPVPGVQIRITDTNNQVLAEGAIGQLQIKGDVVTPGYVDHPEANREAFVGDGWFNTGDLGFILNRRLILTGRKKEQIVVNGVNYYCYEIEDLVNSIEEVEPTYVAALGFEDTNRGTEGLAIFFVPKSSVTGVNLIKQIRTYVTSNLGITPACIIPVKKQEFPKTTSGKIQRHHLKQQLITGAFKEQLKQIDIQLGNENTIPSWFYRQIWKRKQAHVVQRQVQTGHYLIFMDSLGLGAFLCQKLQQDEQQCICVEMGSNFDQIDATHYRIVPGDFDHYRQLFESLASNNIHIGQVIHLWNYENQERAIANLSKLEQAQERGVYSLLFFVQALTTIQPTQQPVRLQVVANHTQSVVPGDTVASEKALMLGLLKTINQEFPGLSCSHIDLPINAVTVNGNFILRECQVANKDREIAYRHQQRWVSRLERIDLGQTEKQPLPFKSGGMYLISGGLGGIGVEIAKFLLKHYQAHIILVGRTLLPDHEPEADAPEKLGSHADHLKTYYDLKRLGGACLYAAVDVSNLEQLQQVIDRTQALWQRELDGVIHLAGVSHESLLQAETRTGLAATLHPKVSGTWTLHQLLKQQPEKFFISFSSVNAFFGGFGAGAYAAANSFLEAFAQEQRQQGLRSYCFAWSMWDEVGMSRHSLTKEQAQSRGYSLITKQQGLQSFLAALQHGSTQLLIGLNDRSPNVRRYMTTTPKALHLLMFYLTGQSEALKSKLAQLGVCDRFGTQSPWDSIHLSELPSTETGAIDREQLIALNRQNIRPLKELIAPRTEIEQQVAQIWQEILSLSKVGVDDNFFELGGHSLLATQLVFRLSQTFAIDLSIPSLFEHPTVAKLSVAIEIAIRSTQGQTAAAGIQWVSRDQSLPLSFAQQRLWFLDRLEEGKTATYNMPTALYLTGSLHIEALEQSIIEIMRRHEVLRTTFPTVNGSPVQAIAAEPQLNLTRLDLQGLTPDQQTTEVLRLATEEAHRPFDLANGPLLRVTLLKLGEQSHVLLVTIHHICSDGWSVALYTRELSILYQAFSTGATSPLPKLPIQYADFAYWQHQWLASSELDRQLAYWQQRLQDAPPILKLPNDYPRQAVQSFRGNAQAFILTPDLSKELKVLSRRTGTTLFMVLFAAFAIVLHYYSGQDDLVLGTDVANRNRAETEGLIGFFVNQLALRLDLSGNPTFSQELLGRVRERALEAYTNQDLPFDRLVEKLNVERSLSYNPVFQAKLVLQNTPKVDLELPGLSIKPLVVKNETASYDLLLNVEETEQGLEASLRYSTDLFKPTTITRIVEHFQMVLQTVVIQPDLQLNELAKLLADTDKTQQMQAEQEIAKVSLQKLKGRRRKEG from the coding sequence ATGAGTGCATTAGATAACGCTTCAAATAACGCTGCTAAGAAATCCTTGACTGAGCAAAAGCAAGAATTATTCAAACTTCTGCTTCAGAAAAAAGGTATCAACTTGAAGCAAAAAGAGATTATCCCTCGTCGATCGCCCTCTGCGGAGAATTGTGTTTCTTTTGCCCAGCAACGTCTGTGGTTTTTGGCTCAGTTAGAAGGAGCTAGCGTGGCCTATAATATGCCCGCAGTGCTTCGCATCAAAGGAAATCTGGAAGTTGCTTGTCTACAAAAGAGTATAGATACAATTATCCAGCGCCACGAAGTATTACGCACAACTTTCAAAACCGTTAACGGTCTGCCAATTCAGGCGATCGCCTCAAAGCCAGAAATGATAATTCCACTTGTAGACCTGCAAGAGCTTTCCGCAGATATACAAGCGCAGGAAACAAAACGATTAACCATTGAAGCCACACAAACGCCTTTTGACCTAGAGAATGGTCCTTTACTGCGTGCAAGTTTATTGCGCCTGCATCCTCAAGAATATCTTCTGATCTTAACGATGCACCACATCATTTTTGATGGCTGGTCCATCGGCATTTTGGTGCGAGAACTCTCCACGTTATATCCCGCTTTCTTGAACAAAGAGGCAATTTCTTTACCAGACCTGCCAATTCAGTATGCAGACTTTGCTCATTGGCAACGGCAGTGGCTGCAAGGCGACGTGCTGGAAACCCAACTGGCATACTGGCAGAAACAGTTGACAGGAGTATCACCCCTCGATTTGCCCACAGATTATCCCCGTCCTCCCGTGCAGACTTACCGAGGGGCAAAATACTCCTTTGATCTGCCTCAAAGTTTAGCACTGTCATTAAAACAATTCAGTCAAGCCCAAGGAGCGACTTTATTTATGACGCTGCTGACTGCTTTTGCCAGCCTGTTAGGACGCTACAGCAGTCAAGACGACATCGTGATTGGCTCGCCCATTGCCAATCGGAATCGACCGGAATTAGAAGGACTGATTGGTTTCTTTGCTAACACCCTAGCCTGGCGCATCAATTTAGCGGGAGACCCGACATTTATTGAATTACTGGGTCATGTACGAGAGATGACGATGCAGGCTTATGCTCATCAGGATCTACCCTTTGAGATGTTAGTTGAAAAATTAAAGTTAGAGCGAAACCTCAGCTACAATCCTCTATTTCAAGTGATGTTTGCCTTGCAGAATGCCCCCAGTGATGATTTAAATCTGCCGGGTGTCACGATGGAGCGAGAAGAAATTGACAGTGGTACTTCCCATTTTGATTTATCTTTGCACGTTTGGGAGAGTGCGGATGGTTTGAGTGGATTCCTGACTTATAATACCGATTTGTTTGAGTTAGGGACTGTGACTGACTTAGTGAGTCGTTTTCAACAACAGCTAGAAGGGATTTTGAGTTGCCCCACCCAGCCGTTATCGAAATTGCTTCTTTTGAGTGAAACAGAACAGCAGGAATTACTCCAAAAGGGTAATGTTATGACTGTTGATCTGATGGATGGAGGGCTTTGTGTTCATCAGTTATTTGAGGCTGAAGTAGAACGTAACTCGGAAGCGATCGCCCTCGTCGCTGGCAGTCAGCAATTGACCTACCAAACATTAAACGCTCAAGCAAATCAGTTAGCTCACTATCTACAATCTTTGGGAGTGAAACCGGGAATTGTGGTTGGTATTTGTCTTGAGCATCCCTTGCAACTAATTATGGCATTGTTGGGGGTTCTAAAAGTGGGAGGGACTTGTCTGCTAATGGAAACAGCTGCTAAGACAGCAGCCCTAGCTTTAACTTGCCAAAGGACAAAACCAAACATTATCTTGACTGGACAGCGCTCTATTGAGCATTTTCGTCAACTCCAGACAACTGAGAGGAAATGCCGAATACTCTGCCTTGATGCAGAGCAAGAAGCGATCGCCAAACAAGCAAAGCACAATCCCAGCAGTGATGTCACAGCGACAACCCTGGCACAGCTGCTCTATGCCTCTAATCGGCTGGTGCAAATCGATCACCATAGCATCTGCGCTCGAATTGCTCAAATCCAAAGCTTGTGTCAGATGAACAGTGAGGATAGTTGTCTAACTACAGCATCCCTTGTCCAAGAAACGGCTTTTCTGGAGATTTTCTGGACTTTAACTACAGGGGGAAGGTTAATCATCCCTCTAGAGACAGAACGGGAGAACCCATCAAGATGGATCATGCTGATTCGAGAATACCAGGTGAGTCTGCTTCACAGTCTGCCAGAGTCCCTGACCGATTTAGTCAATTACTTGAATCACGAGGGAGATAGCCAGTCTCTCGGTTCACTACGAATGGTTGTGTATCGCGGTCGGCAGTTACCCCAGGCGATCACCCTAGCATTCAGACAACATTACATAGGTGACTTGCAGCACCTCTACACTCTACCGGAAGCAGGTGCGATCGCGTCCTATGGAGATCGTCCAGGCAGTCAATCCCATGCTGGTTATACCCCTTGCGGATCAATCCTAGTTTTAGATCGACACTTCCAACCAGTACCAGTGGGCGTGAAAGGTAAGATTTACCTTGGTGGAAATGGATTGGCTAGGGGATATTTCCAGAATTGTGCAGAAACGGCTGCACGCTTTATGCAGATTTTTCATTTAAAAGATATTAGCAAAAATATTCAAAATCGTTGGTTCAGCACAGGCATAACAGGGCGATGGCTAAGGGATGGAACTTTAGAATTACTCGATTCCTCGGCTCGACAAGTTTGGATTCAGGGATACCACATTGCCCTTGAGGAAATCGAAACCGCTCTGTTAGCGATACCTGTAGTTGAAGACTGCCGAGTTTTGGCACGAGAAACTATTACCTCTACCCCAGAACTGATTGCGTACGTTGTTTTGTCAGAACGGTTTCGGCTAGAACAATTGCAAAATCAGGTGCAAAACTGTCTGCCCCCCCATCTGTGGCCCAGCAGCTATTTATTCCTTCCATCCCTCCCCATAACCGCTGCTGGCGAAATTGATGACCAAGCCCTTGCCAAAATTCCAGTAGTTGATCTTCAAGAGTGCCAACAATGGGAGGAACGGTTGCAATCAGTCCCAGACTTGGGAGAACTAGCAGTTGTTGTTCAGGAAAAACTTACCCACTTACCCCTCCTGCATCTGTCGGAAGTGGTATCGCAAAACTCATTGATCACAACAGGATTCCTGGAAGCATCAACAACATTGTCAAGAAAGCCATCAGCAAAGATACCAGTTGATGGGACGGTAAACCTGGAAAAGCGAGAAACAAAGGCTTGGGCGATTAGTGATGGCGGTTCCCTGGTAATTCCAGCAGACGCGCCCAGAACCTTAACAGCAGCCCTAGTGGAAACCGCAAGGAAGTACCCAAATCAGGGAATTGTCTTGATCCAAACAGATGGCTCAGAAGTCATTCAAACCTATAGTGTGCTGCTAGAGGAAGCCAAGTGCAAGTTAACAGGCTTGTCTAACAACGGACTCAAGGCAGGCGATCGCGTGATTCTCCAAATCTCCTGCCTTCAGGATTACTTTTCAACCCTGTGGGCTTGTATTCTCGGTGGCATTATTCCCGTCACCGTTGCAGTTGCCCCTACCTATGATCAGCATAACGTTGTGGCAAAAAAACTGCTGAAGGTTTGGGAACTACTGAAACAGCCGATTATTTTAGCAAGTGATTTCTTAATAGAGCCAATTAGGAATCTCCGCAGATCGCCTGTAGATAATGGGCTGTCGGTTCTGGGAATCGACTCATTGCGTCACCATCCCCCTGCCTCAGAAATTCCGGCGGGTTGCCCTGAAGATGTCGTGTTCTTACAGCTAACTTCGGGAAGTACAGGCGTGCCGAAAGTAGTGCCAGAAACGCACCGAGGCATTATTACCCACATCCATGCTGCCCAACAATTCAATGGTTATCAGCCCTTTGATATCTCCTTGAATTGGCTGCCACTAGATCACGTTGTTCCTTTATTAACTTGTCACTTGAAGGATGTTTATTTGGGCTGTCAACAGGTTGAGGTTCCCACAGCCCTAATTTTGGAAAATCCCCTTAATTGGCTCGATTTGATTCAACGCTATCAGGTTACTCATACTTGGTCTCCAAATTTTGCCTACAAGTTGGTAAGCGACGCACTTCAGCAGGTATCCCAAAGGCATTGGAACCTAAGTTCGGTCAAGTTTTTTATGAATGCTGGAGAGCAGGTCACCCGACCAGTTGTGCAGGAATTTTTAGAACAAGTTGCGGCTTTTGGGGTATCGCCCCAGGCGATGCAGCCTGCATTCGGCATGGCAGAAGTCTGTACCTGTATGACTTATCAAAACCATTTTCAGCTAGATGGAACTGGGGTCTACTGCATTCAGAAGAATAGCTTGGGCGACAACCTGCAATTTGCTAGCACGACTGACGAGGCAGTTAGTGAGTTCGTTGACTTAGGTCTGCCCGTTCCCGGCGTGCAGATTCGGATTACTGATACTAATAATCAAGTGTTAGCCGAAGGCGCGATCGGTCAGTTACAAATTAAGGGAGATGTTGTGACTCCCGGTTATGTGGATCACCCTGAAGCAAATCGTGAAGCCTTTGTGGGCGATGGGTGGTTCAACACAGGTGACTTAGGGTTTATTCTCAATCGCCGCTTAATCTTAACCGGGCGCAAGAAAGAACAGATTGTGGTCAATGGAGTGAACTACTATTGCTATGAAATTGAAGATTTAGTCAATAGTATTGAAGAAGTTGAACCAACCTATGTCGCTGCCTTGGGTTTTGAGGATACGAATCGAGGCACAGAAGGGTTAGCGATTTTCTTTGTCCCGAAGTCATCTGTTACTGGTGTTAATCTGATTAAACAAATTCGGACTTATGTAACATCCAATCTTGGCATCACTCCAGCTTGCATTATCCCAGTCAAGAAGCAGGAATTTCCGAAAACGACCAGTGGCAAAATCCAGCGCCACCATCTCAAGCAACAGCTAATTACCGGAGCATTTAAGGAACAACTCAAGCAGATAGATATCCAGTTAGGTAACGAGAACACAATTCCCAGTTGGTTTTATCGCCAGATATGGAAGCGTAAACAGGCTCATGTTGTCCAGAGACAGGTACAGACTGGACATTATCTGATTTTTATGGATTCCTTGGGTTTAGGTGCGTTCCTCTGCCAAAAGCTTCAGCAAGACGAACAGCAGTGTATCTGTGTTGAGATGGGGAGTAACTTTGACCAAATTGATGCCACGCACTATCGCATTGTCCCTGGAGATTTCGACCACTACCGACAATTGTTTGAGTCTCTGGCATCTAATAACATTCACATCGGGCAAGTGATTCATCTGTGGAACTATGAAAACCAAGAGCGAGCGATCGCTAATTTGTCTAAACTTGAACAAGCTCAGGAACGAGGTGTTTATAGTTTGTTGTTTTTTGTGCAGGCACTAACAACCATTCAACCTACACAACAACCCGTTCGACTGCAAGTGGTTGCCAATCACACCCAAAGCGTTGTGCCAGGTGACACCGTAGCTTCGGAAAAAGCATTGATGCTGGGATTGCTCAAAACCATAAACCAGGAGTTTCCTGGGCTAAGTTGCTCCCATATCGATCTGCCCATCAATGCTGTCACAGTGAATGGCAATTTCATCCTGCGGGAGTGTCAGGTTGCCAACAAGGATCGCGAAATTGCTTACCGCCATCAACAACGTTGGGTGTCTCGTCTGGAACGAATCGATTTGGGACAAACTGAGAAACAACCGCTCCCGTTTAAATCAGGTGGAATGTACTTGATTAGTGGCGGCTTGGGTGGAATTGGGGTTGAAATTGCGAAATTTCTGCTCAAACACTATCAGGCTCATATTATCTTAGTCGGACGAACCCTCCTACCAGACCATGAACCTGAAGCCGATGCACCAGAAAAACTCGGTTCCCATGCCGATCACCTGAAAACTTACTATGATTTAAAGCGTTTGGGAGGAGCTTGTCTTTATGCGGCAGTGGATGTGAGCAATCTCGAACAGCTCCAGCAGGTCATTGATCGAACCCAAGCGCTTTGGCAACGTGAATTAGACGGCGTGATTCATTTAGCAGGTGTGTCCCACGAGTCTCTGTTACAGGCAGAAACGCGGACAGGGCTAGCTGCAACGTTGCACCCCAAAGTTTCCGGTACATGGACACTCCATCAACTGCTCAAACAACAACCGGAGAAATTTTTCATTAGTTTTTCATCCGTGAATGCTTTCTTTGGTGGCTTTGGGGCGGGTGCGTATGCCGCAGCCAATTCCTTTTTGGAAGCCTTTGCCCAAGAACAGCGACAACAGGGACTGCGAAGTTACTGTTTTGCCTGGAGTATGTGGGATGAGGTCGGCATGAGTCGGCATTCTCTGACGAAAGAGCAAGCCCAGTCGCGTGGGTACAGCCTGATTACTAAACAGCAAGGACTACAGTCATTCCTGGCAGCGTTGCAGCATGGCTCAACTCAACTCTTGATTGGCTTAAATGATCGCTCCCCCAATGTCCGGCGCTATATGACGACGACACCAAAAGCTTTGCACCTGTTAATGTTCTACTTGACGGGACAGTCAGAGGCCTTGAAATCAAAGTTAGCACAGTTGGGAGTCTGCGATCGCTTTGGAACCCAGAGTCCCTGGGATAGCATTCATCTGTCAGAATTGCCCTCGACCGAGACAGGTGCCATTGATCGAGAACAGTTAATCGCCCTCAATCGCCAAAATATCCGTCCCTTGAAGGAGTTGATTGCCCCTCGCACCGAAATAGAACAACAAGTTGCCCAGATTTGGCAGGAGATTTTGAGCTTGTCCAAAGTGGGAGTTGATGATAATTTCTTTGAGTTAGGTGGTCATTCTCTCCTAGCAACACAACTTGTTTTTCGCCTCTCTCAAACCTTTGCCATTGACCTCTCGATCCCAAGCTTATTCGAGCATCCCACAGTTGCAAAACTTAGTGTGGCGATTGAGATCGCGATTCGTTCCACTCAAGGCCAGACCGCTGCTGCTGGCATCCAATGGGTTTCCCGTGACCAATCCTTGCCCTTGTCCTTTGCCCAGCAACGCCTTTGGTTCTTGGATCGGCTGGAGGAGGGAAAAACTGCTACCTATAATATGCCCACTGCCCTATATCTCACAGGTTCACTTCACATTGAAGCGTTGGAACAGAGCATCATCGAGATTATGCGTCGCCATGAAGTCTTGCGAACTACCTTCCCCACAGTCAATGGCTCGCCAGTTCAAGCGATCGCTGCGGAGCCACAACTTAATTTAACCCGACTGGATCTGCAAGGGTTAACCCCCGATCAGCAGACAACAGAAGTCCTGCGGTTAGCCACAGAAGAAGCCCATCGTCCCTTTGATTTGGCAAATGGTCCCCTACTGCGGGTGACGCTACTGAAGCTAGGGGAACAATCTCATGTGTTGTTAGTGACTATTCATCATATTTGTTCCGATGGTTGGTCTGTTGCACTTTATACGCGGGAACTATCGATCCTCTATCAGGCTTTCTCTACGGGTGCTACCTCACCTTTACCAAAACTGCCAATTCAATATGCCGACTTTGCCTATTGGCAGCATCAGTGGTTAGCGAGTTCGGAATTAGATCGACAGCTTGCTTATTGGCAACAACGGCTGCAAGACGCACCTCCTATTTTGAAGTTGCCGAATGACTATCCTCGCCAAGCAGTACAGAGCTTTCGGGGCAATGCTCAAGCCTTTATCCTCACACCAGATTTATCTAAGGAACTGAAGGTTTTAAGTCGGCGAACAGGAACAACCCTCTTTATGGTTTTGTTTGCTGCGTTTGCGATCGTTTTACATTACTACTCCGGTCAAGACGATCTGGTACTGGGAACCGATGTCGCCAATCGAAACCGAGCCGAGACGGAAGGTTTAATTGGATTCTTTGTCAATCAATTAGCCCTGAGACTTGACCTGAGCGGGAATCCCACCTTCAGTCAGGAATTGCTCGGCAGAGTGCGAGAACGGGCGCTAGAAGCTTATACCAATCAGGATCTACCCTTTGATCGCTTAGTGGAAAAACTCAATGTCGAACGTAGTCTCAGCTATAACCCCGTTTTTCAGGCCAAGTTAGTGCTGCAAAATACGCCAAAAGTAGATTTGGAATTGCCCGGACTGAGTATTAAACCATTAGTCGTCAAGAACGAAACGGCAAGCTATGACCTCTTGCTGAATGTTGAGGAGACTGAACAGGGATTGGAAGCTTCTTTGAGATACAGTACAGATTTATTCAAACCCACAACTATCACACGGATAGTAGAACATTTCCAGATGGTTTTACAAACAGTGGTTATACAACCCGATTTGCAACTCAATGAATTGGCAAAACTTCTGGCTGATACCGATAAAACACAGCAAATGCAAGCCGAACAAGAAATAGCAAAAGTGAGTTTGCAGAAGCTGAAAGGTCGCCGGAGAAAAGAGGGTTAA
- a CDS encoding TauD/TfdA family dioxygenase, translated as MEDMISQSQAQEKLRLAKRRSFNPQQQEWVKTSFLNGDSSLPLIVSPAMDGVNLTNWASQHQNWMESSLSQYGGLLFRGFRIDNMDEFVQFIQATSQGELLEYTYRSTPRTQLQDKVYTSTEYPADQFISMHNENAYSTSWPMKIWFCCLQPASQGGETLVADSRKVFQRIDPAVRQKFAEKKVMYIRNYGDVDLSWEEVFQTGDRSDVEAYCRQAGIELEWNGEKLRTRQVCQAIASHPKTGDRVWFNVAHIFHISNLAEDLQKSLLSLFQPEDMPRHACYGDGSPMEVSALNQIRAAYEAETIAIKWQKGDILMLDNMLVAHGRKPFTGARQVVVGMAEPYS; from the coding sequence ATGGAAGATATGATCTCTCAATCTCAAGCGCAGGAGAAATTACGACTAGCAAAGCGGCGCTCATTTAATCCACAACAACAGGAGTGGGTTAAAACTAGCTTTCTCAATGGTGATTCATCATTACCTTTGATTGTTTCACCCGCAATGGATGGAGTGAATTTAACCAATTGGGCCAGCCAGCATCAGAATTGGATGGAATCTTCTCTATCCCAGTACGGCGGTCTGCTGTTTCGGGGCTTTCGGATTGATAATATGGATGAATTTGTCCAGTTTATTCAAGCCACATCCCAAGGTGAATTGCTGGAGTATACCTATCGTTCAACGCCGAGAACTCAACTGCAAGACAAGGTATATACTTCCACAGAATACCCGGCAGATCAATTCATTTCCATGCACAATGAAAATGCTTACTCCACGAGTTGGCCGATGAAAATCTGGTTTTGTTGTCTTCAACCTGCGTCGCAAGGAGGCGAAACCCTGGTTGCTGACAGTCGCAAAGTTTTTCAGAGAATCGATCCAGCCGTGCGGCAAAAGTTTGCCGAAAAAAAGGTGATGTATATCCGTAACTATGGTGATGTTGACCTTTCCTGGGAGGAGGTGTTTCAAACCGGCGATCGCTCTGATGTCGAAGCCTACTGCCGGCAAGCTGGCATTGAGTTGGAGTGGAACGGTGAAAAACTCAGAACTCGTCAAGTTTGTCAAGCGATCGCCTCCCATCCGAAAACAGGCGATCGTGTGTGGTTCAATGTGGCTCATATTTTTCATATCTCTAACCTCGCCGAGGATCTACAAAAATCGCTCTTATCGCTGTTTCAACCAGAGGATATGCCACGTCATGCCTGCTACGGAGATGGTTCCCCAATGGAAGTTTCAGCACTAAATCAGATTCGAGCCGCCTATGAAGCTGAAACGATCGCAATTAAGTGGCAGAAGGGAGATATTTTGATGTTGGACAATATGTTAGTCGCTCATGGACGTAAGCCATTTACTGGCGCGAGGCAGGTAGTTGTCGGTATGGCCGAACCTTATTCTTAG